CAGGAAATCTTTAATAAGGATATAATGTCACAATAAAAGTGATGTATCATGTTGGAATTACAGAAGGTTAATCTCAATAAAAAACCTTCATGAATCAAAGCATGAATAATTCCACCTACAAAAGACAAGACTATCAGCCTCACACAGAGACTATTGGTCATAACTACTGGGTAGAGCAAAGGTTTGCATATGGCTACATAGCGATCATAAGCCATTGCAGCCAAGAGGAAACATTCTGTGGTTGCActgatattaaataaaaaaaattgtgccATACATTCAGATAGAGAGATCACCTTGCTCTTACCAAAGAAGTTAAGAAGCATCTTTGGAACCACTATGGAAGAAATAGATGTATCTACAAAAGCCAAGCTTCCAAGGAACAGATACATAGGGATGTGAAGGTGCGGGTCTGACCAGATGAGAGTGATCAGACTGACGTTTCCCACAATGGTGATGAGATAGATCGCCAAGAAGACCAGGAACAGAGGGATTTTCCACAGTGGCTGGTGACTGAGTCCTGTGAGAATGAATTCTGTCAGCAATGTGGCATTCTTCTTCATGGCTTCACCAGACAGTTCTGAAATGAAAGGCAGCAAAGGTAAGAAAGTACTTACCAACATTTATAAATTGAAAACTGGAGATCTGGACTTGAAACGAATGCAAACATTTATCAGAAGgcactttaaattttgtttaccATTATATAATAAGCAAATTATTTAGATTAATATAGCAAATCAATTTAATTCTTAAAAGCATGAGTTGGATATTATGATAAGGacttttaaacactttaaaatatttttagttatgtatatgtatgtttgggtgggtgggtggtatgTGGGCATGAGTGTTGGTACCCAGGGAGTAAGttcctcttggagatggagttacagacatccATAATCTTGCAAGCTGCACAAGAAGAATTAAGCTCCAGTCCCTTGCAAAAGCAGTACTGCTGTTAACCTCTGGGTCATCTCACCAGTACTGGATGTCAAGGATGCTAAGCAGTTAGAACACACTGACCATTTAAAAAACACTCAAATCTATTAGGCATAGcactataaaaatt
This genomic window from Mastomys coucha isolate ucsf_1 unplaced genomic scaffold, UCSF_Mcou_1 pScaffold12, whole genome shotgun sequence contains:
- the LOC116086473 gene encoding olfactory receptor 187, which produces MKKNATLLTEFILTGLSHQPLWKIPLFLVFLAIYLITIVGNVSLITLIWSDPHLHIPMYLFLGSLAFVDTSISSIVVPKMLLNFFGKSKVISLSECMAQFFLFNISATTECFLLAAMAYDRYVAICKPLLYPVVMTNSLCVRLIVLSFVGGIIHALIHEGFLLRLTFCNSNMIHHFYCDIISLLKISCTDPSLNYLIVFIFSGSIQVFTISTILVSYTIILFTILKKKSAKGIKKAFSTCGAHLLSVSLYYGPLLFMYVHPASSEVYNQDMIDSLFYTVIIPVLNPIIYSLRNKQVIDSLAKFLKRNV